A stretch of the Gossypium hirsutum isolate 1008001.06 chromosome D07, Gossypium_hirsutum_v2.1, whole genome shotgun sequence genome encodes the following:
- the LOC107954670 gene encoding cytochrome b561 and DOMON domain-containing protein At5g35735 produces MEKTRKIVLFACLLLVSFLASSSAQTCLNHSFSNRQYANCSDLPALNCFLHWTYDEAAGTVEVAFRHTGTTSSRWSAWGINPSGPSMLNTQALVAYVNSSGIPHAFTTSIDSMSPSMQQSALSFQVPRLSAEFENNEMRIFAVMRISESLLATNQVWQEGPVSNDQLMIHPTSGDNMRSTASVNFLTGQSGGTSSGSSRTRRRNVHGVLNTVSWGILMPLGAITARYMKVFKSADPAWFYLHVVGQTSAYAVGVAGWATGIRLGSDSAGVTHNPHRNIGITLFCLGTLQVFALLLRPNKDHKYRLYWNIYHHSVGYAVIILSIINIFDGFDILHPDDHWERIYIGILIFLGVVATLLEGITWYIVLRRKNRGSDTDKRSHSINGANGVNGFGARGQDV; encoded by the exons ATGGAGAAAACCAGGAAAATTGTCCTATTTGCATGCCTGCTGCTGGTTTCTTTCTTAGCTTCATCGTCTGCCCAAACCTGTCTTAACCATAGCTTTTCCAACAGGCAATACGCCAACTGCAGCGACCTTCCAGCCTTGAACTGTTTCCTCCACTGGACATATGATGAAGCAGCTGGTACCGTTGAGGTTGCCTTTAGACACACCGGAACCACCTCATCCAGGTGGTCGGCGTGGGGCATCAACCCAAGCGGACCAAGCATGTTGAACACCCAGGCTCTGGTCGCCTATGTCAACTCCAGTGGCATCCCTCATGCTTTCACCACATCCATCGACAGCATGAGCCCTTCCATGCAACAGAGTGCTTTGAGCTTTCAAGTTCCAAGACTTTCAGCCGAGTTTGAGAACAACGAAATGAGGATATTCGCTGTCATGAGAATCTCGGAAAGTTTGTTGGCTACCAACCAGGTTTGGCAAGAAGGTCCAGTCAGTAACGACCAACTAATGATCCATCCTACTTCTGGAGACAACATGCGATCTACCGCAAGTGTCAATTTCCTTACGGGACAATCTGGGGGGACCTCATCTGGCAGTTCAAGAACTCGAAGAAGAAAT GTTCATGGAGTTCTTAACACAGTCAGCTGGGGAATCTTGATGCCTTTGGGAGCCATAACGGCTAGGTACATGAAGGTGTTCAAATCAGCAGACCCGGCATGGTTTTATCTCCATGTTGTTGGCCAAACATCGGCCTATGCTGTAGGCGTAGCAGGATGGGCAACTGGTATTAGGCTGGGCAGTGATTCAGCTGGTGTCACACACAATCCTCATAGGAACATTGGCATCACCCTCTTCTGCCTTGGCACTCTTCAG GTGTTTGCTTTGCTTCTGAGGCCAAACAAGGATCACAAATACAGATTGTATTGGAACATCTACCACCATTCCGTGGGTTACGCAGTCATCATCCTCAGTATCATCAACATCTTCGATGGCTTCGACATCCTTCATCCCGATGACCATTGGGAGAGAATTTACATCGGAATTCTCATATTTTTGGGTGTTGTTGCCACTTTGTTGGAAGGAATCACTTGGTACATTGTTCTGAGGAGGAAGAACAGAGGGTCTGATACTGATAAGCGCTCTCACAGCATCAATGGAGCCAATGGAGTGAATGGATTTGGTGCCAGGGGACAGGACGTGTAA
- the LOC107956745 gene encoding exopolygalacturonase encodes MAIQMNIAITALLLLFTLIPIVECTDIDVVANFGAVADGQTDLSLPLMNAWKEACASPEPVNIVIPEGTYLLSEATLNGPCQAPISLQLQGTLMAPEDPTVFKEPTWVSISYVDSLTMFGGGVFDGQGATAWGQNDCSKNKNCVKLPINIRFHNVKNSLIQDITTKDSKQFHVNVLGCSNITFQSFTVSAPEESLNTDGIHIGRSDGVYILDSKIETGDDCVSLGDGSNNVKVQGVTCGPGHGISIGSLGKYKNEEPISGVFVTQCTLANTMNGVRIKTWPASQPGSATDIHFEDITMDNVGNPILVDQEYCPWNQCDLSVPSRVQLSKLSFKNIRGTSKTQIAVKLICSSGLPCDEVELADIDLTYNGPEGPAISQCSNVHPALSGVQNPAACSSQPTGEAAP; translated from the exons atGGCTATACAAATGAATATTGCAATTACAGCATTGCTACTTTTGTTTACTTTAATCCCTATAGTTGAATGTACTGATATTGATGTGGTTGCCAACTTTGGGGCAGTAGCCGATGGACAAACGGACTTGAGCCTA CCCTTGATGAATGCTTGGAAAGAAGCCTGTGCATCGCCAGAACCCGTTAACATTGTGATTCCCGAAGGGACCTACTTATTAAGTGAAGCCACCTTGAATGGCCCTTGCCAAGCTCCTATCTCGCTTCAGCTTCAGGGCACCCTCATGGCTCCTGAAGATCCTACTGTTTTTAAGGAACCAACTTGGGTTTCCATCTCCTATGTCGATAGCCTAACAATGTTCGGCGGTGGGGTTTTCGATGGCCAAGGAGCCACTGCTTGGGGCCAAAACGACTGCTCTAAGAACAAAAACTGCGTAAAACTTCCCATT AATATTAGATTTCATAATGTCAAGAATTCACTCATACAAGACATAACCACCAAAGACAGCAAGCAATTCCACGTTAATGTTCTAGGATGCTCTAACATTACGTTTCAAAGTTTCACCGTCTCTGCACCCGAAGAAAGCCTAAACACGGACGGAATTCACATCGGACGATCAGATGGGGTCTACATTCTCGACTCAAAGATTGAAACTGGTGATGACTGCGTCTCCCTGGGTGATGGTAGCAACAATGTGAAAGTCCAGGGAGTAACTTGTGGACCAGGTCATGGCATCAGTATAGGAAGTCTCGGAAAATACAAAAACGAAGAACCGATATCAGGAGTTTTTGTCACGCAATGCACCTTGGCTAATACTATGAATGGTGTGAGGATCAAAACTTGGCCGGCCTCTCAACCTGGCTCAGCAACGGATATACATTTCGAGGATATTACCATGGATAACGTCGGAAATCCCATCCTGGTTGATCAAGAATATTGCCCATGGAACCAATGCGATCTATCGGTTCCATCGCGTGTTCAACTCAGCAAACTTAGCTTCAAGAATATTCGAGGCACTTCTAAAACTCAGATAGCCGTGAAGCTTATTTGCAGCAGCGGTTTGCCATGTGATGAAGTGGAGTTGGCCGACATCGACCTTACTTACAATGGACCCGAAGGACCTGCGATATCTCAATGTTCAAACGTGCATCCCGCACTTTCCGGCGTGCAGAACCCAGCTGCATGTTCAAGCCAACCTACCGGAGAAGCTGCTCCTTAA
- the LOC121219169 gene encoding secreted RxLR effector protein 161-like, giving the protein MENANPVSTPCITGLKLSKEGEGKLVNSTIFRSLVGKLMYLTSTRPNIVYAVSLVSRFIEKPYSNHWEAAKRILRYVKGTIDYGIFYKANTLVDLIGYMDSDLAGNIYDSRSTSGYVFHLGSGAVSWSSKKQSVVALSTTEAEYIAASYARCQLIWLRGILESLK; this is encoded by the coding sequence ATGGAAAATGCAAATCCAGTCTCTACTCCATGCATTACAGGTCTGAAGTTATCTAAAGAGGGTGAAGGAAAGCTTGTCAATTCCACCATATTCAGAAGTTTGGTTGGAAAGTTGATGTATCTGACTTCGACAAGGCCAAACATCGTGTATGCTGTTAGCTTGGTGAGTAGATTCATAGAGAAACCTTACTCCAATCACTGGGAGGCTGCCAAGAGAATATTGAGATATGTGAAGGGAACTATTGATTATGGAATTTTTTATAAAGCTAATACATTAGTTGATCTCATTGGTTATATGGATAGTGATTTAGCAGGAAACATTTATGATAGTAGAAGCACTTCTGGTTATGTTTTCCACCTTGGTAGTGGTGCAGTTTCATGGAGCTCAAAGAAACAATCAGTTGTGGCGCTTTCGACTACAGAAGCTGAATATATCGCTGCATCTTATGCAAGATGTCAATTGATTTGGTTACGTGGAATTTTGGAGAGTCTTAAGTAG
- the LOC107954671 gene encoding threonine--tRNA ligase, chloroplastic/mitochondrial 2, protein MATFHFLQSSARFLSKPTSLPLPNPSLSLHFPLKRLVSFPKRPELKRLHEAAVATGSAQPAVDLQNVPVQDTQKQEQSGKLVLPTNDSSDELLRIRHTCAHVMAMAVQKLYPDAKVTIGPWIDNGFYYDFDMEPLSDNDLKRIKKEMDRIIKRNLPLVREEVSRDEAQKRIMAVNEPYKMEILDSIKEDPITIYHIGNEWWDLCAGPHVETTGKINNKAFQLESVAGAYWRGDEKKPMLQRIYGTAWENEEQLKAYLHFKEEAKRRDHRRIGQDLDLFSIQEEAGGGLVFWHPKGAIVRHIIEDSWRKTHIEHGYDLLFTPHVARADLWKISGHLDFYKENMYDQMEIEDELYQLRPMNCPYHILVYKRKLHSYRDFPIRVAELGTVYRYELSGSLHGLFRVRGFTQDDAHIFCLEDQIKDEIRGVLDLTEEILLQFGFSKYEVNLSTRPEKAVGDDDIWEKATVALKDALDDKGWSYQIDEGGGAFYGPKIDLKIEDSLGRKWQCSTIQVDFNLPNRFDITYVDSNSEKRRPIMIHRAVLGSLERFFGVLIEHYAGDFPLWLAPIQARVLPVTDTQLGYCNEVVGKLKSNGIRAEVCHGERLPKLIRNAEKQKIPLMAVVGLKEVETHSVTVRSRFGGELGTMKIDEFISSIQQAIKNRPL, encoded by the exons ATGGCTACTTTCCATTTTCTTCAATCTTCCGCTCGTTTCCTTTCTAAACCCACTTCTCTCCCTCTCCCCAATCCATCCCTTTCCCTTCATTTCCCCCTTAAACGCCTGGTTTCCTTCCCCAAACGCCCGGAACTCAAACGCTTACATGAGGCAGCAGTGGCCACTGGCTCAGCTCAACCAGCAGTTGACCTCCAAAACGTCCCCGTACAGGATACCCAGAAGCAAGAACAATCTGGCAAACTTGTTCTTCCAACTAACGACTCATCCGATGAGCTCCTTAGAATTAGACACACG TGTGCACATGTAATGGCAATGGCAGTTCAAAAACTATACCCAGACGCGAAAGTGACGATTGGACCCTGGATAGACAATGGGTTTTACTATGATTTTGATATGGAGCCTTTGAGTGATAATGATCTCAAGAGGATTAAAAAGGAAATG GATCGGATCATTAAGCGCAATTTACCGCTTGTAAGAGAAGAAGTTTCAAGAGATGAAGCTCAGAAAAGGATAATGGCTGTAAATGAACCTTACAAGATGGAGATTTTGGATAGTATTAAGGAGGATCCTATCACTATCTATCATATTG GGAATGAATGGTGGGATCTTTGTGCCGGGCCACATGTCGAAACTACGGGAAAGATTAACAACAAAGCTTTTCAGCTCGAGTCCGTTGCTGGTGCTTATTGGAGAGGAGATGAAAAGAAACCTATGCTACAGAGGATATATGGAACTGCATGGGAAAATGAAGAACAACTGAAAGCTTACCTTCACTTCAAAGAGGAAGCTAAACGCCGGGATCACAGACGTATTGGCCAAGATCTCGATTTGTTTTCTATACAGGAGGAGGCTGGCGGAGGTTTAGTCTTCTGGCATCCGAAGGGTGCCATTGTTAGGCATATTATAGAAGATTCATGGAGGAAAACACACATAGAACATGGTTACGACTTGCTATTTACTCCACATGTGGCAAGGGCTGATCTTTGGAAAATCAGTGGTCATCTAGACTTCTATAAAGAAAATATGTATGACCAGATGGAGATTGAGGATGAACTTTATCAACTTCGACCAATGAATTGCCCTTACCACATATTAGTATACAAAAGGAAGCTTCATTCTTATCGAGACTTTCCCATCAGAGTTGCAGAGCTTGGGACGGTCTATAGATACGAGTTGTCTGGTAGCTTACATGGTCTGTTCCGTGTAAGAGGTTTTACCCAG GATGATGCTCACATTTTCTGTTTGGAAGATCAAATCAAGGATGAAATCAGAGGGGTCTTAGATCTTACCGAGGAGATACTATTGCAGTTTGGTTTCAGCAAGTACGAGGTAAACCTCTCAACTAGGCCAGAAAAGGCTGTGGGTGATGATGATATCTGGGAGAAGGCAACGGTAGCACTTAAAGATGCTTTGGATGATAAAGGCTGGAGCTATCAGATTGATGAAGGTGGTGGTGCCTTCTATGGTCCGAAAATTGATCTTAAGATAGAGGATTCTCTTGGAAGGAAATGGCAGTGCTCAACCATCCAG GTTGATTTTAACTTGCCAAATCGATTCGACATTACTTATGTTGACTCAAACTCAGAAAAGAGGCGTCCAATCATGATCCATAGGGCTGTGCTTGGATCCTTGGAGCGATTTTTTGGAGTCCTTATAGAGCATTATGCTGGGGACTTTCCTTTGTGGCTGGCTCCAATACAAGCTCGGGTTTTACCGGTTACTGATACACAG CTTGGATACTGTAATGAGGTGGTTGGCAAACTCAAATCCAATGGCATCCGTGCTGAAGTTTGCCATGGTGAACGCTTGCCGAAGCTTATCAGAAATGCTGAGAAGCAGAAAATTCCCCTAATGGCAGTCGTGGGTCTGAAGGAAGTCGAAACGCATAGTGTGACAGTTAGATCTAGATTTGGTGGAGAGTTGGGTACCATGAAGATTGATGAATTCATCAGTAGCATCCAGCAAGCCATTAAAAACAGACCATTGTAA